Part of the Paeniglutamicibacter sulfureus genome, TTGTGGACTGGAAACGCGAGGGCACCAAGCGGGCCAGCTTTGAGTCCTTCGGCGGGCGCAACAACTTTGCCACCAGCCGCTACGAATCGGGTTCCTATTGGGGCGCAGGGTCCGGCAGCGGTGGCGGAGGCAGGCTTTCCGGTGCCCCGGAGATCCACACGTTGAGCACCGCGCCCCCGGCGCGGGCCAAGGGCCGTGTGCAGCCAAACAAGGAAATCATTTCCTTGTCGGTGGGGGACAAGGTGACACACGGGACCTTCGGCCAAGGCGTGGTTCTGGCGCTGGAGGGTGCCGGGGACAAGACAGTGGCGAAGGTTAAGTTCGCTGATGCCGAGAAACGCCTATTGCTGCGATACGCCCCGCTAACCAAGGCTGACTAGCCGGTTCCCGGGCATTGTCGACACATCCGTCCGGACCTGCGGTGATGTGGTTGTGTCGGTACTCACGCGCCCGATGGCTCTACCGAATGTAGAACTGTGCCATTGGGCGCTAAGGCGTTAGGCTGAGCAAGGAGCCTGGCCTTATCCCAGGTTGGGCTCTACCCCCTCGATGCATGGAACCGTGCCTACGGAGCCATGCCTTGAGTCAGCATAGACTTCGACAAGAAGGACACAAGCCCGTGGACCTGTATGAATACCAGGCGCGCGATATGTTCGAGTCGCACGGCGTACCCGTGCTGGCCGGCATCGTTGCCTACACTCCTGAAGAAGCCAAGGCAGCAGCCGAGAAAATCGGCGGCGTCGTGGTTGTTAAAGCCCAGGTAAAGGTCGGAGGCCGCGGCAAGGCCGGCGGCGTCAAGGTCGCAAAGACCGCCGACGAGGCATTCGCATACGCAACCGACATTCTCGGCATGGACATCAAGGGCCACACCGTGAACAAGGTCATGATCGCCCAGGGCGCCGACATTGCCGAGGAGTTCTACTTCTCGGTGCTGCTGGACCGCGCGAACCGCAACTACCTGGCCATGTGCTCGGTGGAAGGCGGCATGGAAATCGAGGACCTCGCCGTTGAGCGTCCCGAGGCCCTGGCCCGCATTGCAGTTGACCCGGCCGTGGGCATCGACCAGGCCAAGGCCGACGAGATCGTCGCCGCCGCCGGTTTCGCCCCGGAGCTGACCGAAAAGGTCGCCTCCGCCATCCTGAAGCTGTGGGACGTCTTCAAGAAGGAAGACGCAACCCTGGTTGAGGTCAACCCGCTGGTTCGCACCGGCGCCGGCGACATCGTCGCCCTCGACGGCAAGGTCTCCATCGACGAGAACGCCGAGTTCCGCCACCCGCACCACGTCGAGCTTGAGGACAAGGACGCAGCGGATCCG contains:
- the sucC gene encoding ADP-forming succinate--CoA ligase subunit beta; its protein translation is MDLYEYQARDMFESHGVPVLAGIVAYTPEEAKAAAEKIGGVVVVKAQVKVGGRGKAGGVKVAKTADEAFAYATDILGMDIKGHTVNKVMIAQGADIAEEFYFSVLLDRANRNYLAMCSVEGGMEIEDLAVERPEALARIAVDPAVGIDQAKADEIVAAAGFAPELTEKVASAILKLWDVFKKEDATLVEVNPLVRTGAGDIVALDGKVSIDENAEFRHPHHVELEDKDAADPLEAKAKAMDLNYVKLDGEVGIIGNGAGLVMSTLDVVAYAGENHGNVKPANFLDIGGGASAEVMAAGLDVILNDKQVKSVFVNVFGGITACDAVAKGIVGALAELGSSANKPLVVRLDGNNVEEGRRILAEANHPLVTLAATMDEGADKAAELANAAK